The following coding sequences lie in one Fusarium poae strain DAOMC 252244 chromosome 1, whole genome shotgun sequence genomic window:
- a CDS encoding hypothetical protein (SECRETED:SignalP(1-17)), producing the protein MKFSTFLIAASAALVSARPGFVSTFGNERAALANETAPTPTPGLEDGRELTPGRGEDREDRDREEDRAGREGEDRDRDDRRGRDRELAFGQVDLNYLLQVNKLDLVRLQTLSIKNRFDVNIFADLFAADEFSIKSLLQLQQLSTMLAIAETGIFDQFELSSLKLGDLNLGLIDGIGGIDLTQFIDAATRPKITVIAKQVKVKNTIIVAGRN; encoded by the exons ATGAAGTTCTCTACCTTCCTTATTGCCGCTTCTGCTGCCCTTGTCTCTGCCCGACCTGGCTTTGTTTCTACCTTTGGTAACGAGCGCGCCGCCCTGGCCAACGAGACTGCTCCTACTCCCACCCCTGGTCTTGAGGATGGCCGCGAGCTTACCCCTGGACGTGGAGAAGACCGCGAGGACCGAGACCGCGAAGAGGACCGTGCTGGCCGAGAAGGTGAAGACCGTGACCGTGATGACCGCCGGGGTCGTGACCGTGAGCTTGCTTTCGGCCAGGTCGATCtcaactacctcctccaggTCAACAAGCTCGACCTAGTCAGACTCCAGACCCTTAGCATCAAGAACAGATTCGACGTCAACATCTTCGCCGACCTCTTCGCTGCCGATGAGTTCAGCATCAAGTCtctcctccagctccagcagcTCTCCACCATGCTCGCCATTGCTGAGACCGGTATCTTTGACCAGTTCGAGCTGTCCAGCCTCAAGCTCGGTGATCTCAACCTTGGCCTCATCGATGGCATTGGCGGTATTGATCTCACTCAGTTCATCGACGCTGCCACAAGACCCAAGATCACTGTCATTGCCAAGCAGG tcaaggtcaagaacacTATTATCGTCGCCGGAAGGAACTAG
- a CDS encoding hypothetical protein (TransMembrane:1 (o740-757i)~BUSCO:18831at5125) has protein sequence MLINDDTTPTPHNNNNHNLSPAPARPNLLQRRFNALSTPEITMPSLGTITWRILAFSSLFIQVRAQSSDPNNTAPSLIDSISTVSSCDARTINYITHTLPQSCLTSSWTSSAATYTPSLSNSTSDTSSEPTQSHPTSSTVLNESQSQQPSSTATPPKDESQDAAGDGAEKPFMSFEDWKEMMLRKTGQDPQDLHARNTKPRDRTPPDMGHAGLGEEDEISLNFESYLDNAGKQNEPPSDVDQVQGDGSGKAIVYEDGRASIHRSKDAGKTCKERFSYSSFDAGATILKTSSGAKNAKAILVENKDSYMLLECSAKSKFVIVELSDDVLIDTVVLANFEFFSSMFRHFTVSVSDRYPVKMDKWKEIGLFEARNSRDIQPFLVQNPQIFSKYVRIEFLTHWGKEFYCPVSLLRIHGSRMLDSWKEADQARDDDSSPEEEAEQTQQSLPPGEEALKIQGTEPTPETVKATLIEPMPYCEINSTSHIFMVPLFCVSLNHTTYTTSNNNSSVEVTSAASAPSSSEDREQKGHSTQHNPRAERLASDEPTSSAFSKIVSPSATPAVSPTSPSSVSSSNIESVSNFISQTQSPKTTSTPSSATSSSIAKPSPANTVNVKKGTTGTASGSPASPTVQEGFFKAISKRLIAVETNLTLSLKYVEDQARHMSETLQRTEQKQISKANLFFEELNRTVVAELRSAREQYEQIWQSTVIALESQREQSNREIVALSSRLNLLADEVVFQKRMAIVQAVLLLSCLLLVIFSRGGSLPYLGPLVDQAHLAQYDTGSPAARLRALYGDVYGADGQNAAILAARQRVFVPVTEAEEHRDSPELRQRASLVDEMRNERAEREQLSPPQTPRSADGFSSSSDLSPPHRETPSSILRHTPAIHSGNSRKPLPALPENPASP, from the coding sequence ATGCTGATCAACGACGACACGACACCAACCCCCCATAATAACAATAACCACAACCTCAGTCCTGCACCAGCCAGGCCAAATCTACTCCAGCGACGTTTCAATGCGTTGTCGACCCCCGAGATTACGATGCCATCGCTAGGCACAATCACTTGGAGAATACTAGCGTTCTCTTCACTCTTTATACAAGTCCGCGCTCAGTCTTCCGATCCCAACAACACCGCCCCTAGTCTAATTGACTCCATCTCGACAGTCTCGTCCTGCGACGCCCGCACTATCAATTACATCACCCACACCCTTCCCCAATCATGTCTCACAAGCTCTTGGACAAGCTCAGCTGCCACTTACACTCCTTCACTCTCCAATTCGACTAGCGATACCTCTTCTGAGCCGACACAGAGCCACCCTACATCCTCCACTGTACTGAACGAGTCCCAATCCCAACAACCTTCGTCCACCGCTACTCCACCCAAAGACGAATCGCAAGATGCAGCTGGAGATGGAGCTGAGAAACCATTCATGTCCTTCGAGGACTGGAAAGAGATGATGCTACGCAAGACAGGTCAAGACCCtcaagaccttcacgccaGAAACACGAAGCCGCGCGACAGGACACCACCAGACATGGGCCACGCCGGCCTCGgagaggaagatgagatATCATTGAACTTTGAGAGTTATCTGGATAACGCCGGGAAGCAAAATGAGCCTCCTTCCGATGTCGACCAAGTTCAAGGTGATGGATCCGGCAAGGCAATCGTTTATGAGGACGGTCGCGCATCGATCCATAGGAGTAAAGATGCTGGCAAGACGTGCAAGGAACGATTTTCTTATTCGTCTTTCGACGCTGGTGCCACAATTCTCAAGACAAGCTCTGGCGCAAAGAAcgccaaggccattcttGTTGAAAACAAAGACTCTTATATGCTTCTTGAGTGCTCTGCCAAGAGCAAATTCGTCATCGTCGAATTGAGTGATGATGTCCTCATCGACACTGTCGTTCTCGCAAACTTCGAGTTCTTCTCCAGCATGTTCCGCCACTTTACTGTCAGCGTTAGTGACCGATACCCAGTCAAGATGGACAAGTGGAAAGAGATCGGACTGTTTGAGGCACGAAACTCGCGTGATATCCAGCCTTTTCTGGTTCAGAATCCCCAGATCTTCTCAAAGTACGTCCGGATCGAGTTCCTTACCCATTGGGGGAAAGAATTCTATTGTCCGGTATCGTTACTTCGAATTCATGGTTCACGCATGCTCGATTCGTGGAAAGAAGCTGACCAAGCTCGTGATGATGATTCGAGCCCCGAAGAAGAGGCCGAACAGACTCAACAGTCTCTGCCTCCAGGGGAAGAAGCGCTAAAGATACAAGGAACTGAGCCAACCCCTGAGACTGTCAAGGCCACCTTGATCGAGCCGATGCCTTATTGTGAAATCAATTCCACTTCGCATATCTTCATGGTGccactgttctgcgtctcgcTCAACCATACGACTTACACGACGTCGAACAACAACAGCTCTGTGGAAGTAACAAGTGCTGCCTCCGCCCCCAGTTCCTCCGAAGACAGAGAACAGAAAGGCCATTCAACTCAACACAATCCCAGAGCAGAGCGCCTGGCAAGTGATGAGCCCACATCCTCTGCGTTCTCCAAGATAGTTTCCCCAAGCGCCACACCCGCCGTCTCTCCCACCAGTCCCTCTTCCGTATCATCGTCCAACATCGAATCAGTTTCAAACTTTATTTCCCAGACTCAGAGCCCCAAGACAACTTCAACACCCTCCTCCGCGACAAGCTCGTCCATTGCGAAGCCTTCACCTGCCAATACTGTTAATGTCAAAAAGGGCACGACGGGCACAGCTTCTGGCTCGCCGGCCTCGCCAACAGTGCAGGAAGGTTTCTTCAAAGCCATATCGAAACGTCTCATCGCAGTTGAGACTAACCTCACTCTCTCCCTGAAATACGTCGAAGACCAGGCTCGCCACATGTCCGAGACTTTGCAACGAACAGAGCAGAAGCAAATTTCAAAAGCAAACTTGTTCTTCGAGGAACTCAACCGTACTGTCGTTGCCGAGCTGCGCTCAGCCCGTGAGCAATACGAACAGATATGGCAGTCGACTGTGATTGCACTAGAAAGTCAGCGCGAGCAGTCCAACCGAGAGATAGTAGCGCTCAGCAGTCGTCTCAACCTTCTTGCCGATGAGGTCGTCTTCCAGAAGCGCATGGCCATCGTGCAAGCAGTCCTTCTCCTGTCTTGCCTCCTTCTCGTCATCTTCTCCAGAGGTGGATCACTACCTTATCTCGGGCCCCTCGTAGATCAAGCTCATCTTGCTCAATACGATACTGGATCGCCTGCAGCTCGTCTTCGGGCATTGTACGGGGACGTCTACGGCGCAGATGGACAAAACGCAGCTATACTCGCTGCCCGCCAGAGAGTGTTTGTGCCTGTGACTGAGGCGGAAGAGCATAGAGATTCCCCAGAGCTTCGACAGCGTGCTTCCTTGGTTGACGAGATGCGTAATGAGCGAGCCGAGCGTGAGCAACTCTCACCACCCCAAACACCAAGATCTGCCGACGGtttctcatcttcctcggATCTCTCACCACCCCATCGAGAAACACCATCAAGTATTCTGCGCCATACACCTGCGATTCACTCAGGTAATTCACGTAAGCCCTTGCCGGCTTTACCTGAGAACCCTGCGTCGCCGTAA
- a CDS encoding hypothetical protein (CAZy:GT71) gives MDTVKTTKFLLNNPIESPYKTQFWEVGQRSKQIGRWLGALDALPPKSRQSKDISIAAETVSQNLFPFIQKSDEDPESVTPLADLRNSYRRGSRGIIISVGGGEESVRFASHLIVSLRQVLHSKLPIQIAYAGDEDLSPRDRVRIQSLKGATDMEFLNVLSVFDDSTLKLQGAGWAIKPFALLASKFEQAILIDADAVFLQKPEKLFNEAPYVNTGAYLFHDRLLWRSMFPERHTWWRDQVKEPSDELKKSRGWRECYSEESDSGVVVVDKSKIPVFTGLLHVAWQNSLAVREDVTYKLGHGDKESWWLGLELSGAPYEFEAHYGSVIGWGDSLHVHEVTMVCSFGIAHLDTKGRLMWYNGGLLENKRTNFDNYRLPSYWMTDGVWEKDAAGSDMSCMNNATAHRLTDKEKTILGESIDAAMRVDAALAKKN, from the coding sequence ATGGACACCGTCAAGACAACAAAGTTTCTTCTCAACAACCCCATCGAGTCTCCCTACAAGACTCAGTTTTGGGAGGTCGGTCAGCGATCTAAACAGATCGGGCGATGGCTGGGCGCTTTGGATGCCCTGCCTCCGAAATCCAGGCAAAGTAAAGACATCTCTATCGCTGCCGAAACAGTTTCCCAGAACCTCTTTCCTTTCATCCAGAAATCTGATGAGGATCCTGAGTCTGTCACTCCGCTCGCCGATCTGAGAAACTCATACAGACGAGGATCACGGGGCATCATTATCTCTGTCGGTGGAGGCGAGGAGTCTGTCCGATTCGCGAGCCACTTGATAGTTTCACTCCGACAGGTGCTTCATTCAAAGCTCCCCATCCAGATTGCGTATGCCGGTGACGAAGATCTGTCCCCTCGAGACCGCGTCAGAATCCAATCTCTGAAAGGCGCAACAGACATGGAATTCCTCAATGTTCTCAGTGTCTTTGACGATTCGACACTCAAGCTTCAAGGTGCCGGCTGGGCTATCAAGCCTTTCGCACTACTGGCATCCAAGTTTGAACAGGCTATTCTCATCGATGCCGATGCTGTCTTCCTGCAGAAACCTGAAAAACTATTTAATGAGGCTCCTTACGTCAACACAGGCGCGTACCTGTTCCATGACCGTTTGCTCTGGAGATCCATGTTTCCCGAACGGCACACTTGGTGGAGGGATCAAGTAAAGGAGCCCTCTGACGAACTCAAAAAGTCCCGGGGATGGCGAGAATGCTATTCCGAAGAAAGTGACTCGGGTGTCGTAGTTGTTGACAAATCGAAGATTCCTGTATTTACCGGACTACTCCACGTCGCCTGGCAAAACTCACTTGCCGTCCGAGAAGATGTTACGTACAAGCTTGGTCATGGCGACAAGGAGTCCTGGTGGTTGGGCCTCGAGCTTTCAGGAGCGCCGTATGAATTCGAAGCACACTACGGGTCCGTCATAGGATGGGGTGACTCTCTACATGTGCACGAAGTCACCATGGTGTGCTCCTTCGGCATTGCACACCTCGACACCAAGGGCCGGTTGATGTGGTACAACGGCGGTTTGCTGGAGAACAAGAGAACCAATTTTGACAATTATCGGCTGCCGAGCTACTGGATGACAGACGGGGTGTGGGAGAAAGATGCCGCCGGAAGCGACATGAGCTGCATGAATAATGCTACGGCTCACAGATTGACTGATAAGGAGAAGACGATTCTGGGCGAAAGCATCGATGCTGCCATGAGGGTTGACGCTGCTCTTGCGAAGAAGAACTAG
- a CDS encoding hypothetical protein (BUSCO:46196at5125), with protein sequence MDPQNPQAAQQTRQRPVYDPSQGGHYGASTQLASQGFAPSELYTGPWANAHQGLTGQYKDILTTYWQHTISHLENDNHDYKIHQLPLARIKKVMKADPEVKMISAEAPILFAKGCDIFITELTMRAWIHAEENKRRTLQRSDIASALAKSDMFDFLIDIVPREEASSHAKRATQTAAAQPLPAGQAQMPGQHPMAQAPNPGHPMGTEYMPSHGIAPEQDYRNPANMYPDQSVPNPQAAYGQAQPPNMNPYGAMGDMYPYPGMAPQQATMPNEEFGEQ encoded by the exons ATGGACCCTCAAAACCCTCAAGCTGCGCAACAAACTCGTCAAAGACCTGTCTATGATCCCAGCCAAGGTGGACATTACG GTGCCTCCACTCAA CTCGCGTCGCAAGGCTTCGCGCCAAGTGAGCTGTATACTGGTCCCTGGGCCAAT GCTCATCAAGGTCTAACCGGCCAGTACAAAGACATTCTCACGACCTACTGGCAACATACCATCTCACATCTCGAGAATGACAACCATGATTACAAGATCCACCAACTCCCACTGGCCCGTATCAAGAAGGTCATGAAGGCCGATCCCGAAGTCAAGATGATATCTGCTGAAGCGCCAATTCTCTTCGCTAAAGGATGCGACATCTTCATCACAGAGTTGACAATGCGGGCATGGATTCATGCCGAGGAGAACAAGCGCAGAACTCTTCAGCGCTCTGATATTGCATCTGCATTGGCAAAGTCCGACATGTTCGATTTCCTGATCGATATTGTTCCTCGCGAAGAGGCCTCCTCTCACGCCAAGAGGGCAACCcagactgctgctgctcaaccACTACCAGCTGGTCAGGCTCAGATGCCGGGACAGCATCCCATGGCCCAGGCGCCCAACCCAGGTCACCCAATGGGTACGGAATACATGCCTAGCCATGGCATCGCTCCTGAGCAAGACTATCGCAACCCGGCCAACATGTACCCCGACCAATCAGTGCCCAACCCTCAGGCCGCTTATGGGCAAGCCCAGCCGCCCAACATGAACCCTTACGGAGCCATGGGTGACATGTACCCGTATCCCGGCATGGCACCCCAACAA GCTACAATGCCTAACGAGGAATTTGGGGAGCAGTAG
- a CDS encoding hypothetical protein (BUSCO:32557at5125): MPPVKIPNPRVIFSGIQPTGVPHLGNYVGALRQWVQLQHTEPDAKLIYSIVDLHAITMPQPPDQLRRRKREALAALLAIGIDPERATLFYQSSVSPSSFRAYVDSQLHSIRWISLADDTMEGMFYLSLSRATEQNLTKTKSKLNLGEKSTIDDKQAGSRLKLGLFSYPVLQAADILVHRATHVPVGHDQQQHLEFARECVTNFNAAYGNHLVPPQTLIPPVHRVMSLNDPTSKMSKSHKSEKSRILITDSSEDIKAKIGSAKTDSIPGITYNQAERPGISNLLDILSIFDAEGRKGVELAEQYNDISPKQLKEMVTDAVVGGLAGIRDKYLELLNKGDQYLDSVESIGAQKAQKSADDTMQIVRGSVGL; encoded by the exons ATGCCACCAGTAAAAATACCCAATCCCAGGGTTATCTTCTCAGGAATCCAGCCTACGGGCGTGCCTCACTTGGGTAACTATGTCGGCGCCTTGCGGCAATGggttcaacttcaacacaCCGAGCCAGATGCCAAGCTCATCTACTCCATCGTAGATCTTCACGCTATCACTATGCCGCAACCGCCGGATCAgttgagaaggaggaagagggagGCATTGGCTGCGTTGTTGGCTATTGGCATTGATCCTGAGAGGGCGACCTTGTTCTATCAGTCTTCTGTAA GTCCCAGCTCATTCAGAGCTTATGTGGATTCTCAGTTGCACAGCATCCGTTGGATATCTCTCGCGGATGACACAATGGAAGGCATGTTCTACCTTTCTCTATCACGAGCCACCGAGCAAAACCTGACAAAAACCAAGAGTAAACTCAATCTTGGTGAAAAGTCCACCATAGACGACAAGCAAGCCGGCTCTCGCCTCAAGCTAGGCCTCTTCTCGTATCCTGTGCTCCAAGCCGCCGACATTCTCGTCCACAG AGCAACACATGTCCCTGTTGGACATGACCAGCAGCAACATCTTGAGTTTGCCCGTGAGTGCGTGACAAACTTCAATGCAGCCTACGGCAATCACCTCGTTCCCCCCCAAACTCTCATCC CCCCGGTTCACAGAGTCATGTCTCTCAATGATCCAACATCCAAGATGTCCAAATCTCACAAATCAGAAAAGTCACGCATTCTTATCACAGACTCCTCTGAGgatatcaaggccaagattggCTCCGCAAAGACAGACTCCATCCCCGGCATTACTTACAACCAGGCTGAACGGCCAGGAATCTCCAACCTATTGGATATCCTGTCCATCTTTGATGCTGAGGGCAGGAAAGGCGTGGAGCTTGCAGAGCAGTACAACGACATCAGCCCCAAGCAGCTCAAAGAGATGGTTACCGATGCCGTAGTTGGTGGTCTAGCTGGTATTCGTGACAAGTACCTAGAATTGCTGAACAAGGGAGACCAGTATCTTGATTCAGTCGAGAGTATTGGTGCCCAAAAGGCACAGAAGAGTGCCGACGACACCATGCAAATTGTTCGAGGTTCCGTCGGGCTTTGA
- a CDS encoding hypothetical protein (BUSCO:5965at5125) encodes MPRRPPAVDDYASAVPHVILASSDAEFLDQLIPVLKDATHSNRTPLLTQCLSRYYEDREAEIERIGLTRHEEFLDSINHLQTVRAETVTLTQEILSLNESIATSTKKLATQKEALVNTSAVRQNIADATNALNDSLTILRAVNNAHDLVRRKKYYAALKSLDDLQNEHLVPIIQNRYSTQHRLADVIQKSIPASQKAISEAVMTDLNTWLFRIRETSQFLGEVAFYHTEMRRTRQKKRVEDDPFLANFKLNSAIELVSDENEDFDVLNNEELQVDFYPLLEALHIHEALGQLDKFRSEYGATRRQQKDLLLPSFIGLLAEDEQSLSSLLEGIAGFAIIEKATMQRVPHLRSASDVEELWDSMCTAVINLTSKGLGDVEDAEALIKIKTIIALFIQTMEGWGYSVTTLDNFLLKLFDKYAELLKKRFSEDFHEIVSTDDYMPMAINNPEEYEKVVNVSWFSQEKPADQITYPCVLPFSQMYPLCCIDIRNFLNQFYFFSDDHFQHPTVIDETLRKSLDELLTEKVCKSLVERLSSQYLGQIVQILINLEHFEIACRELEQLLIRARSSTSAGGPVTLKATDAFRDNKKTAEKRIFELVNSKIDDLIDTAEYEWTASTVEKEPSNYMQTLTRYLSNIMNSTLLGLPREIKELIYFDALSHTAEKILALPLSSDVKHINPNGVAALAQDVDYLVQFVSSLENGQMLRENLDELSQTISLLQTDNQDEFFDISTRNKKYGRVNALNGPMLLEKLTPVAASPARSAPLAGFSSRFGIGRS; translated from the exons ATGCCGCGACGTCCACCAGCAGTGGATGACTATGCGTCTGCGGTACCACAT GTCATCCTCGCCTCTTCTGACGCCGAGTTCCTCGACCAACTGATCCCCGTCCTTAAAGATGCTACCCATTCAAATCGAACACCTCTTTTGACTCAGTGTCTAAGCCGATACTATGAAGATCGAGAAGCTGAGATCGAACGTATCGGTCTAACCCGACACGAGGAGTTTCTTGATTCCATCAACCATTTACAAACCGTTCGCGCGGAAACCGTTACTTTAACACAAGAGATCTTGAGTTTGAACGAATCGATCGCTACTAGCACAAAGAAGTTGGCCACGCAAAAGGAAGCCCTGGTCAACACTTCAGCTGTACGACAGAATATTGCCGACGCCACCAATGCTTTGAATGACTCTCTCACCATCCTCCGCGCCGTCAACAATGCACATGATCTTGTCCGCCGCAAGAAATATTATGCCGCTCTCAAATCACTCGATGACCTCCAAAATGAACATCTTGTCCCCATTATCCAAAATCGCTATTCTACGCAGCATCGGCTGGCCGATGTCATACAAAAATCGATACCCGCGTCGCAAAAGGCTATTTCAGAAGCTGTTATGACGGACTTGAATACATGGCTGTTCCGCATTCGAGAAACATCTCAATTTCTGGGCGAAGTCGCATTCTACCATACCGAAATGAGGAGGACTcgacagaagaagagggtGGAAGATGATCCGTTTTTAGCTAATTTCAAGCTGAACTCAGCTATTGAGCTAGTCAGCGACGAAAATGAAGACTTTGACGTGCTGAACAATGAGGAATTACAAGTTGACTTCTATCCTCTGCTTGAGGCACTCCATATTCATGAAGCGCTGGGCCAACTTGACAAGTTCCGGTCAGAGTATGGAGCTACACGACGGCAACAAAAAGACctgcttcttccttctttcaTTGGGCTTTTGGCCGAGGATGAGCAGTCTTTGAGTAGTTTGCTGGAAGGAATAGCAGGATTTGCCATCATTGAAAAGGCGACAATGCAGCGGGTTCCGCATTTGCGCTCAGCTAGTGAT GTCGAAGAGTTATGGGATTCCATGTGTACGGCTGTGATCAACCTGACCTCGAAAGGGCTGGGCGATGTCGAGGATGCCGAGGCCCTGATCAAGATCAAAACCATCATAGCTCTCTTCATCCAGACAATGGAG GGCTGGGGATATTCAGTGACAACGCTAGATAACTTCCTTCTAAAATTATTCGACAAATACGCGGAGCTTCTGAAGAAACGATTCAGCGAAGACTTCCATGAG ATAGTATCCACGGATGACTACATGCCGATGGCCATCAACAACCCCGAGGAGTACGAAAAGGTGGTCAACGTTAGTTGGTTCTCTCAAGAAAAGCCAGCAGACCAAATTAC ATACCCTTGCGTCCTCCCTTTCTCGCAGATGTACCCCCTGTGTTGCATAGATATCCGCAACTTCTTAAACCAGTTCTACTTCTTCTCTGACGACCACTTCCAACACCCTACTGTTATTGACGAAACCCTCAGAAAG TCCCTAGACGAACTTCTTACAGAAAAGGTCTGTAAATCGCTTGTGGAACGTCTGAGTTCTCAATACCTGGGTCAGATCGTCCAAatcctcatcaacctcgagcACTTCGAGATCGCCTGTCGAGAGCTTGAGCAACTGCTTATTCGGGCGCGTTCCTCGACATCGGCAGGCGGCCCGGTCACACTCAAGGCTACAGACGCATTCCGCGACAACAAGAAGACAGCTGAGAAGCGAATCTTCGAGCTGGTCAACTCAAAGATTGACGACTTGATCGATACAGCAGAATACGAGTG GACCGCGTCAACGGTTGAGAAGGAACCCAGCAACTACATGCAAACTTTGACGAGGTACTTGTCCAACATTATGAACTCTACTTTACTTGGTCTGCCTCGCGAGATCAAAGAGCTCATCTACTTCGATGCGCTGAGTCACACCGCCGAGAAGATTTTG GCCCTTCCTCTTTCGAGTGATGTGAAGCACATCAACCCCAATGGCGTGGCAGCCCTTGCACAGGACGTAGACTACCTTGTCCAGTTCGTCAGCAGTCTTGAGAATGGACAAATGCTCCGCGAGAACCTCGATGAGTTGTCGCAGACTATCTCCCTTCTACAGACTGATAACCAGGACGAGTTCTTCGACATATCCACACGCAACAAGAAATATGGACGTGTCAATGCCCTCAACGGACCGATGTTGCTAGAGAA ATTGACACCGGTTGCGGCGAGTCCCGCTAGAAGCGCACCGCTGGCTGGGTTCTCATCGAGATTTGGCATAGGTCGATCATGA
- the RSM10 gene encoding mitochondrial 37S ribosomal protein rsm10, which yields MVDARLWRVAYTCGPCTYVDPMFSGWRHLESIFETHRCRRQGTGKMMRQSIRPLRAFSSEVSWIARRTQASLAKPGDLVPNKPESSKDEQEPRFPRSIQALHLKPLKREAEHGIPSCDLQLRSFSVQPLEFFSDFALRAAYYLGLPAYGPVPLPRITERWTVPRDNFIFKKSQENFERKTLRRLIQIRDGNPETVQLWLAYLRKHQFYGVGMKANMWEFSELGEGKKMDALPEAEKGEIDAKWSHLGQTKTIGTMEKVEEILNQRRFREAAGLRVPPTTEA from the exons ATGGTAGACGCGCGCTTATGGCGTGTAGCATATACATGTGGCCCGTGCACATACGTTGACCCGATGTTTTCTGGTTGGCGGCATCTCGAATCAATTTTCGAGACTCATCGTTGTCGACGTCAAGGGACAGGCAAGATGATGCGCCAAAGTATTAGACCCTTGCGGGCTTTCTCA TCCGAAGTGTCATGGATCGCTCGTCGAACACAGGCCTCACT GGCTAAGCCAGGAGATCTTGTACCAAACAAGCCAGAGTCGAGCAAGGACGAACAAGAGCCCCGGTTTCCCCGATCCATCCAGGCCCTGCACTTGAAGCCTCTAAAGCGAGAGGCCGAACACGGCATCCCCTCATGCGACCTTCAGCTCCGATCCTTCAGCGTTCAACCCCTCGAATTCTTCTCCGATTTTGCTCTAAGAGCAGCTTACTACCTCGGACTCCCCGCCTACGGACCCGTCCCTCTCCCACGCATCACCGAGCGTTGGACTGTCCCACGAGACAACTTCATCTTCAAGAAGTCGCAGGAGAACTTCGAGCGAAAGACGCTACGTCGACTCATTCAGATCCGCGATGGAAACCCCGAGACGGTGCAGCTGTGGCTCGCCTACCTCCGCAAGCACCAGTTCTACGGCGTGGGAATGAAGGCCAACATGTGGGAGTTTAGCGAGCTAGGCGAAGGCAAGAAGATGGATGCTCTACCAGAGGCAGAGAAGGGCGAGATTGACGCCAAGTGGTCACATCTCGGACAGACCAAGACCATTGGAACAATGGAGAAGGTTGAGGAGATTCTTAACCAGCGACGCTTCCGAGAGGCTGCTGGCCTGAGGGTGCCTCCTACAACGGAAGCGTAA